One Brassica napus cultivar Da-Ae chromosome C4, Da-Ae, whole genome shotgun sequence genomic region harbors:
- the LOC106396671 gene encoding 60S ribosomal protein L7-3: MAESKVVVPESVLKKIKREEEWALAKKQEAAAAKKKSVENRKLIFKRAEQYAKEYAEKDNELIRLKREAKLKGGFYVDPEAKLLFIIRIRGINAIDPKTKKILQLLRLRQIFNGVFLKVNKATINMLRRVEPYVTYGYPNLKSVKELIYKRGFGKLNHQRIALTDNSIVNEALGKHNIICVEDLIHEIMTVGPHFKEANNFLWPFQLKAPLGGLKKKRNHYVEGGDAGNRENFINELVRRMN; the protein is encoded by the exons ATGGCTGAATCCAAAGTGGTGGTTCCAGAGTCTGTCCTAAAGAAGATCAAGAGGGAAGAGGAATGGGCATTGGCTAAGAAACAGGAAGCTGCAGCTGCTAAGAAGAAGAGCGTTGAGAACAGGAAGCTTATCTTCAAGAGAGCTGAGCAATATGCTAAAGAATACGCAGAGAAG GATAATGAGTTGATCCGTTTGAAGCGTGAGGCTAAGTTGAAAGGAGGGTTCTACGTTGACCCTGAGGCTAAACTGCTCTTTATCATTCGTATCCGTGG AATCAACGCTATTGACCCAAAAACCAAGAAGATTCTGCAGCTCTTGCGTTTGAGACAA ATCTTCAATGGTGTGTTCCTTAAGGTGAACAAGGCAACCATCAACATGTTGCGCCGTGTTGAGCCTTACGTGACTTACGG ATACCCAAACTTGAAGAGTGTGAAGGAGCTAATCTACAAGAGGGGTTTTGGAAAGCTGAACCACCAGAGGATAGCGCTCACCGACAACTCCATAGTGAACGAAGCTCTAGGAAAGCACAACATCATCTGCGTGGAGGATCTGATCCACGAGATCATGACCGTTGGACCTCACTTCAAAGAAGCCAACAACTTCCTTTGGCCATTCCAGTTGAAGGCGCCACTCGGTGGgctcaagaagaagaggaaccaCTACGTTGAAGGTGGTGATGCTGGAAACAGAGAGAATTTCATCAACGAGCTTGTCAGGAGGATGAACTGA